Proteins encoded by one window of Amaranthus tricolor cultivar Red isolate AtriRed21 chromosome 4, ASM2621246v1, whole genome shotgun sequence:
- the LOC130811529 gene encoding cysteine protease RD19A-like: MASSPFLSFSLLFLISLYFSFSFSFASSSFSQDLLIEQVVDESEPSSTDDLLLNADHHFSLFKSKFQKRYSSQQEHDHRFKVFKANLRRAKRHQLNDPSAVHGVTKFSDLTPREFKEKYLGFKGGNKKKLKLPADANKAPVLPTDGLPQDFDWRDHGAVTEVKDQGSCGSCWSFSATGALEGANYLATGKLVSLSEQQLVDCDHECDPEERNSCDAGCGGGLMNNAFEYILKAGGIQREEDYPYTGTDHGACNFDKSKVATTVANFSVVSTDEEQIAANLVKYGPLAVGIHAGYMQTYIGGVSCPLICLRSLDHGVLLVGYGSEGYAPIRFKNKPYWIIKNSWGPNWGDHGYYKICKGRNICGVDSMVSSVVAVNL; encoded by the exons ATGGCTTCCTCTCCTttcctctctttctctctcctcttcctCATCTCTCTCtacttctccttctccttctcctttgcttcttcttccttcagTCAAGACCTCCTTATTGAACAAGTCGTCGATGAATCTGAACCTTCTTCTACAGATGACTTGCTTTTGAACGCTGACCATCATTTTTCTCTTTTCAAATCCAAGTTTCAGAAGAGATATTCATCTCAACAAGAGCATGATCATCGATTTAAGGTGTTTAAGGCGAATCTACGCCGTGCGAAACGACACCAATTGAACGATCCTTCTGCTGTTCATGGCGTTACTAAGTTTTCCGATCTTACTCCACGAGAGTTTAAAGAAAAGTATCTTGGATTTAAAGGTGGTAATAAGAAAAAGTTGAAACTTCCTGCTGATGCTAATAAAGCTCCTGTTTTGCCTACTGATGGTCTTCCGCAAGATTTTGATTGGCGTGATCATGGTGCTGTAACTGAAGTCAAAGATCag GGTTCCTGTGGTTCTTGCTGGTCCTTTAGTGCTACTGGAGCCTTGGAAGGTGCTAACTACCTGGCGACTGGTAAACTCGTTAGTCTGAGCGAGCAACAGTTGGTGGATTGTGACCATGAG TGTGATCCTGAAGAGCGCAACTCATGTGATGCTGGTTGTGGTGGTGGGCTGATGAATAATGCTTTCGAGTACATACTCAAGGCTGGTGGTATTCAGCGGGAGGAAGACTATCCTTACACAGGCACTGATCATGGTGCCTGTAACTTTGACAAAAGCAAGGTTGCTACAACAGTGGCTAACTTTAGTGTTGTATCTACTGATGAAGAGCAAATAGCTGCCAATTTGGTGAAGTATGGTCCCCTTGCAG TCGGCATACATGCAGGTTACATGCAGACTTACATTGGTGGAGTTTCTTGTCCATTGATTTGCCTTAGGAGCTTGGACCATGGAGTTCTATTGGTTGGCTATGGGTCCGAGGGTTATGCTCCTATAAGGTTCAAAAATAAGCCATATTGGATCATTAAGAATTCTTGGGGCCCCAACTGGGGAGACCATGGCTATTACAAAATATGTAAAGGCCGCAATATTTGTGGTGTGGACTCCATGGTTTCTTCTGTAGTTGCTGTGAATCTTTAA
- the LOC130811528 gene encoding V-type proton ATPase subunit a3-like encodes MLDSQSWPAMDLMRSEEMHLVQLIIPIESAHRTISYLGDLSVFQFKDLNIEKSPFQRTYAAQIKRCAEMARKIRFFKEQMTKAGLVSSTSFFSRDNVQMDALEVRLRELEAEILEMNANSEKLQHSYNELIEYKLVLMKASEFFHSAFSTAAQWTENEALRLGDRSMDSPLLREQEMMVDPSKHVRLGFISGLVPKEKSMAFERILFRATRGNVFLKEAMLDHPVVDPASGQKVEKNVFVIFYSGERAKNKVVKICEAFGANCYSFSDDPEKQQLMMKEVTARLNELKTTIDVGLVHRDNVLSTIGSQIEEWNHLVKKEKSIYHTLNMLNVDVTKKCLVAEGWCPVFSTKEIQDTLRKATFDTNSQVGSIFHILPKKESPPTYFRTNKFTSAFQGIVDAYGVAKYQEANPGVYTIITFPFLFAVMFGDWGHGICLLLATLYLIMREKKFSSQKLGDIMEMAFGGRYLIMMMALFSIYTGLIYNEFFSRPFEMFGPSAYACNETSCRDASTSGLIKVHDTYPFGVDPVWHGSRSELPFLNSLKMKMSILLGVVHMNLGILLSYFNAKFFKNDLNIWYQFVPQMIFLNSLFGYLSLLIIVKWCTGSKADLYHILIYMFLSPTDDLGENQLFFGQKFLQILLLFLALISVPWMLFPKPFLLKKQHEERHQGRSYSLLDDAADSLNFEMEHDSHVHDEFEFSEIFVHQLIHTIEFVLGAVSNTASYLRLWALSLAHSELSSVFYDKVLLLAWGYNNIVILIIGITVFVSATVGVLLVMETLSAFLHAMRLHWVEFQNKFFEGDGYKFQPFSFASLDDDDE; translated from the exons ATGTTGGATTCGCAAAGTTGGCCGGCGATGGATCTGATGAGATCAGAAGAAATGCATTTGGTGCAGCTAATTATTCCTATCGAATCTGCTCATCGTACCATTTCTTATCTCGGTGATCTTTCCGTTTTCCAATTTAAAGAT CTTAATATTGAAAAGAGCCCCTTTCAGAGGACTTATGCCGCTCAG ATAAAAAGATGTGCAGAAATGGCGCGTAAGATAAGGTTTTTTAAGGAGCAAATGACAAAAGCTGGTTTAGTGTCCTCAACAAGTTTTTTTTCTAGAGATAATGTACAAATGGATGCATTAGAG GTGAGGCTTCGTGAACTTGAGGCTGAGATTTTAGAGATGAATGCCAATAGTGAGAAGTTACAACACTCATACAATGAGCTGATAGAATATAAGCTCGTTTTGATGAag gCATCTGAGTTTTTTCATTCGGCTTTTAGTACAGCAGCTCAGTGGACAGAAAATGAAGCTCTTCGCTTGGGTGACAGATCAATGGATAGTCCTTTATTACGAGAACAA GAAATGATGGTCGATCCATCAAAACATGTTAGGCTTGGATTCATCAGCGGTCTGGTCCCTAAAGAAAAATCTATGGCATTTGAGAGAATTCTTTTTCGAGCAACCAGGGGTAATGTTTTTCTGAAGGAAGCAATGCTTGACCATCCTGTTGTCGATCCAGCATCAGGTCAAAAG GTTGAGAAAAATGTATTTGTGATCTTCTATTCTGGAGAGAGGGCAAAAAACAAAGTAGTGAAAATATGTGAAGCTTTTGGAGCAAATTGTTACTCATTTTCTGATGACCCAGAAAAGCAACAACTGATGATGAAAGAG GTCACTGCAAGACTAAATGAGCTAAAGACTACTATAGATGTTGGTCTTGTGCACCGTGACAATGTTTTAAGTACCATTGGATCTCAAATTGAAGAATGGAACCATTTG gttaAAAAGGAGAAATCCATTTATCACACCTTGAATATGCTCAATGTAGATGTGACAAAGAAGTGCCTAGTTGCAGAAGGTTGGTGTCCAGTTTTTTCTACTAAAGAG ATTCAAGATACACTGCGAAAGGCAACATTTGACACCAACTCACAAGTTGGGTCTATTTTCCATATTTTGCCAAAGAAGGAATCGCCACCAACTTATTTTCGTACAAACAAATTTACGAGTGCTTTCCAAGGAATTGTAGATGCATATGG TGTTGCCAAGTACCAGGAAGCAAATCCTGGTGTGTACACAATCATTACCTTTCCTTTTCTGTTTGCTGTAATGTTTGGTGATTGGGGCCATGGCATTTGTTTGCTTTTAGCAACATTGTATTTGATCATGAGGGAAAAGAAGTTCTCCAGCCAG AAACTTGGAGATATTATGGAGATGGCGTTTGGTGGTCGCTATCTAATTATGATGATGGCTTTATTCTCTATATACACGGGACTGATCTATAATGAATTCTTTTCGCGTCCATTTGAAATGTTTGGACCCTCTGCCTATGCATGCAATGAAACGTCATGCCG GGATGCTTCTACATCTGGTTTGATAAAAGTACATGATACTTACCCATTTGGAGTAGATCCTGTTTGGCATGGTAGTCGCAGTGAGTTGCCTTTCCTTAACTCTTTGAAGATGAAAATGTCGATTCTTCTTGGAGTGGTGCACATGAACCTTGGAATCTTGTTGAGCTATTTTAATGCCAAGTTCTTCAAAAATGACCTGAATATATG GTATCAGTTTGTTCCCCAGATGATTTTTTTAAACAGTCTATTTGGCTACCTTTCACTTCTCATTATTGTCAAATGGTGCACTGGTTCTAAAGCTGATCTTTATCATATACTAATATACATGTTCCTAAGTCCAACTGATGATCTTGGGGAGAATCAGCTATTTTTTGGTCAGAAGTTTCTTCAG ATCTTGTTGCTTTTTCTGGCTCTCATATCTGTACCATGGATGCTATTTCCTAAGCCTTTTCTATTGAAGAAGCAACATGAAGAA CGGCACCAAGGTCGTTCATATTCGCTTCTTGATGATGCTGCTGAttctttgaattttgaaatgGAGCACGATTCACATGTACATGATGAATTTGAATTCAGTGAAATTTTTGTTCACCAATTAATACACACCATAGAATTTGTGCTCGGAGCGGTCTCGAATACAGCTTCATATTTGCGATTGTGGGCTCTCAG TCTTGCACATTCAGAACTCTCGAGTGTTTTCTATGATAAAGTGTTGCTTTTGGCCTGGGG GTATAACAACATCGTGATCCTGATCATCGGGATAACTGTATTTGTATCTGCCACTGTTGGTGTCCTATTAGTGATGGAAACTCTTAGTGCATTCCTTCATGCTATGAGACTTCATTGGGTAGAATTTCAGAATAAGTTCTTTGAAGGAGATGGTTACAAGTTCCAACCATTCTCATTTGCATCCCTTGATGACGATGATGAGTGA
- the LOC130810849 gene encoding uncharacterized protein LOC130810849, with amino-acid sequence MPSYAKFLKDIISNKRKLAESVVETLNGQCSAILECMIPKKQADPGSVIIPLKLGKDVSVVALADLGASVSVMPLTLCKKINGEMKATRMSIQLADRSVRYPVAILEDYLVQVGNYFIPCDFVIMDMEEDARTPMILGRDFLKTTTAIFDVKNGKLSLEILGEQLHFHLPSSMAHPAIGEAVYRVDAIVDATIEREFTPSIVDPLYAAIEGNYEKDRADVIEMVQVLDAAPTFVPAKVKFEDTRPWKVFTIEQRKECATPPQVELKPLPPSLKYVFLEDNDTYPVIVNAELNGTQIERLLTVLKKYKSVIGYTIDDIKDINPSFCTHKMRPFWFWRWWFGSVIIYFILCQTLRTVLGLAWGDNHFPLTHSLMQLHNFIIFSI; translated from the coding sequence ATGCCCTCTTATGCTAAATTCCTCAAGGACATCATTTCCAACAAACGCAAGCTAGCGGAGAGTGTGGTGGAAACTTTGAATGGGCAATGTAGCGCTATTTTGGAATGCATGATTCCTAAGAAACAAGCTGATCCTGGTAGTGTTATTATCCCACTGAAGTTGGGGAAAGATGTGTCTGTTGTAGCCCTTGCTGATTTAGGGGCTAGTGTGAGTGTGATGCCGTTGACATTATGCAAAAAGATCAATGGCGAGATGAAAGCCACTCGGATGTCTATACAATTAGCTGATCGGTCTGTGAGATACCCAGTTGCTATTCTTGAGGACTACCTTGTCCAAGTTGGTAATTACTTCATCCCCTGCGACTTCGTCATCATGGATATGGAAGAGGATGCCCGCACTCCGATGATTTTGGGTCGCGACTTTTTAAAGACTACAACAGCCATTTTTGATGTGAAGAATGGGAAGTTATCACTTGAGATTTTGGGAGAACAGCTGCATTTCCATCTCCCCTCATCCATGGCACATCCTGCCATTGGGGAGGCTGTTTATCGGGTGGATGCGATAGTTGATGCTACTATAGAGAGGGAGTTCACACCCTCCATTGTTGATCCACTTTATGCAGCTATTGAGGGCAACTATGAGAAGGATAGGGCCGATGTGATTGAGATGGTCCAAGTTTTAGATGCTGCACCTACATTTGTTCCTGCAAAAGTTAAGTTTGAGGACACCCGACCTTGGAAGGTGTTCACCATTGAGCAACGAAAGGAGTGTGCTACGCCTCCTCAGGTAGAATTAAAACCCCTTCCTCCTTCTTTGAAGTATGTCTTTCTAGAGGATAATGACACTTACCCTGTTATTGTCAATGCTGAACTCAATGGCACTCAAATTGAGCGATTGCTCACAGTTCTGAAAAAGTATAAGAGTGTTATTGGGTACACTATTGATGACATCAAGGATATTAATCCCTCATTCTGTACTCATAAGATGCGGCCCTTCTGGTTCTGGAGGTGGTGGTTCGGGTCAGTGATCATTTATTTCATCTTGTGCCAAACACTGAGGACTGTGCTTGGACTGGCTTGGGGGGATAATCACTTCCCACTAACTCACTCACTCATGCAACTGcataattttatcattttcagcATATAG
- the LOC130810848 gene encoding uncharacterized protein LOC130810848 — translation MTGVMRLGKRGKLSPKFIGPYEVTEKVGKVAYRLALPNELGKVHDVFHISQLKRYVPDKAHVLDPEPLDLDENLSYEEKPIKILDFKVCSTRRKDINMVKVFWANQRKQEATWETEDSMREKYPQRFAESEYNSVNKVTIFELIP, via the exons ATGACGGGAGTCATGAGGTTAGGCAAGAGGGGGAAGTTGAGCCCAAAGTTTATAGGACCTTATGAGGTCACAGAGAAGGTAGGAAAGGTCGCTTACAGACTAGCATTACCCAATGAGTTGGGTAAGGTCCATGATGTGTTTCACATTTCGCAGTTGAAGAGATATGTTCCCGATAAAGCTCATGTGCTAGACCCTGAGCCCTTAGACCTTGATGAGAATTTATCTTATGAAGAGAAACCTATCAAGATCTTAGATTTTAAGGTGTGTAGTACGAGGAGAAAAGATATAAATATGGTGAAAGTTTTTTGGGCTAACCAGCGCAAACAGGAGGCAACGTGGGAAACTGAGGATTCCATGCGTGAGAAATACCCACAACGTTTTGctgag AGTGAgtataatagtgtcaataaggtCACGATCTTTGAGTTAATTCCTTAG